The following coding sequences lie in one Lolium perenne isolate Kyuss_39 chromosome 2, Kyuss_2.0, whole genome shotgun sequence genomic window:
- the LOC139835724 gene encoding uncharacterized protein, with translation MAQLLRLMMEDREAARAERQANLATLQHLAQIATGNANNNNGGDGNADPRSKLKDFQSTNPPVFSKCTEPLDADDWLRTIENNLEVAGVGDNEKVLFATHYLSGPARAWWENVKAIQAEGHVINWEEFKTKFRKTHIPSGLIKLMKDKLMNLKQGSMTMVEYMDKFTTLSSILVAVPYPDLESLVDASIMVESKRKSAFENRKRKAMMQQGSSSTQRPRSFPPPRPAPQQQRTPPPAPRPNNPNRNFNPQRSGGNNYNPNYNRQNNIVRPVTNGCYTCGQPGHFSKECPNKMNTAQRPNAPKPNQGQARTAAGRNQNQKKPAGPARGHLNHVNAEEAQEAPDIVLGTFLVNSVPSIVLFDSGASHSFVTKPFARKSGLRPTIMRRPMLVQIPGTSTKTDLSCKDVPIDIQGKRFHANLVVLGEQGLEVILGMDWMVKYKGHIDCARRAITMTAEDGEIIEHIATMPSSKALCKKSVASPALHEVPIVCEYPDVFPDELPDHQLYAKFSKCEFWLKEVGFLGHVISAGGVSVDPSKIQSIMEKKAPTNQTEVRAFLGLAGYYRKFVEGFSSIARPLTQLLKKDKKFEWTDKCEASFQELKKRLVTAPVLTMPDITKDFDVYCDASKLGLGSVLMQEGKRELNMRQSRWMELIKDYDLGIHYHPGKANIVADALSREPCSLNALIKIAQPRLYEELEEFGLELVSHGFLANLELQPTLFDQIKEAQVGHESIEGIKRRMDREEVPGFTIDAKGVLWYKGRLCMAPFEALYGRRCRTPLNWSETGDSQVFGPDHLREAEEQVQLIRDRLKAAQSRQKSYADSKRRELTFNVGDHAYLRVTPLKVMQRFHVKGKLAPRYIGPFKVLARRGEVSYQLELPAELADFHDVFHISLLRRCLQVPDKPETFKNIDYRTLDLNTDLTYREEPLRILEEAIRLTRRRKIKFCKVQWTNHSEEEATWEREDQLRKDFPALFSS, from the exons ATGGCACAACTTCTGCGCCTTATGATGGAAGACCGTGAGGCAGCCCGTGCAGAGCGCCAAGCTAACCTTGCTACCCTTCAACACCTCGCTCAAATTGCTACCGGAAACGCCAACAACAATAATGGCGGGGATGGTAATGCAGACCCCCGCTCCAAGCTGAAGGATTTCCAGAGCACCAATCCACCTGTCTTCTCCAAGTGCactgaacccctcgacgccgatgacTGGCTTCGCACTattgagaacaacctggaagttgccgGAGTCGGCGACAATGAGAAGGTTTTGTTCGCCACTCATTATCTTTCTGGACCTGCCCGCGCTTGGTGGGAAAACGTCAAGGCTATTCAAGCTGAGGGACACGTCATCAACTGGGAAGAATTCAAGACCAAGTTCCGCAAGACCCACATTCCATCAGGACTGATTAAGCTCATGAAGGACAAATTAATGAATCTGAAGCAAGGAAGCATGACTATGGTGGAATATATGGACAAGTTCACCACTCTGTCCAG taTTTTGGTCGCTGTTCCGTACCCTGACCTTGAGTCCCTTGTTGATGCCTCTATCATGGTGGAGAGCAAGCGCAAGAGTGCgtttgagaaccgcaagcgcaaggCGATGATGCAGCAAGGCAGCTCCAGCACACAGCGACCCCGCAGTTTCCCTCCACCCAGACCGGCGCCCCAGCAGCAGAGGACACCACCCCCTGCACCtcgccccaacaaccccaaccgcAACTTCAACCCTCAGCGTTCTGGAGGAAACAACTACAATCCCAACTACAACCGCCAGAACAACATTGTCCGCCCCGTCACCAATGGATGCTACACCTGCGGACAGCCGGGTCATTTCTCCAAGGAGTGTCCCAACAAGATGAACACTGCTCAGCGCCCCAATGCGCCCAAGCCAAATCAGGGTCAAGCTCGCACTGCCGCCGGAAGGAACCAGAACCAGAAGAAGCCAGCTGGACCAGCTAGGGGACACCTCAACCACGTCAATGCTgaggaagctcaggaagccccggaTATCGTTCTGGGTACGTTTCTCGTCAACTCAGTACCCTCCATCgtcttgtttgattccggagcatcgcattcgtttgttactaaGCCGTTCGCTAGAAAGAGTGGCTTAAGGCCTACCATCATGAGACGGCCTATGCTAGTTCAAATTCCGGGAACTTCCACCAAAACGGACCTATCCTGCAAGGATGTTCCTATAGATATTCAGGGGAAGCGTTTTCACGCCAATCTGGTAGTATTGGGTGAGCAAGGTCTGGAAGTTATTCTTGGCATGGATTGGATGGTCAAGTATAAGGGTCATATCGACTGTGCTCGccgagccataaccatgactgctGAAGACGGCGAGATAATTGAACATATAGCCACCATGCCCTCATCGAAAGCCTTATGCAAGAAGAGTGTCGCCAGTCCAGCCCTGCATGAAGTACCCATAGTTTGTGAGTACCCTGATGTCTTTCCCGATgagctacccg ACCATCAGCTTTACGCCAAGTTTAGTAAATGTGAATTCTGGCtgaaagaagttggattccttggtcatgtcatttcTGCTGGAGGAGTGTCAGTCGACCCGTCCAAAATTCAGTCCATCATGGAGAAGAAAGCCCCTACCAATCAGACCGAAGTCCGCGcctttctaggattggcgggttattaccgcaaGTTCGTTGAGGGATTCTCCAGCATTGCGAGACCCTTAACGCAGCtgttgaagaaggataagaagttcgaatggaccgacaaatgtgaggcCAGTTTTCAGGAACTCAAGAAGAGATTAGTCACAGCCCCCGTCTTGACCATGCCCGATATCACCAAGGATTTTGATGTCTACTGCGATGCATCAAAACTTGGTTTGGgaagtgtgttgatgcaagaaggcaag cgggagctgaacatgaggcaaagcAGATGGATGGAGCTCATCAAGGATTACGACCTCGGCATTCATTATCACCCCGGTAAAGCCAACATTGTAGCCGATGCCCTTAGTCGAGAGCCGTGTTCGCTGAACGCCCTGATCAAGATTGCTCAACCCAGGCTGTATGAAGAACTTGAGGAGTTCGGCCTCGAGTTGGTTAGCCACGGTTTCCTAGCAAATCTTGAGCTGCAGCCTACTTTGTTTGatcagatcaaagaagctcaggTGGGACATGAAAGTATTGAAGGAATCAAACGAAGGATGGATAGGGAAGAAGTTCCTGGCTTCACCATTGATGCCAAAGGAGTTTTGTGGTACAAGGGACGCCTCTGT atggccccctttgaagccctataTGGTCGCCGTTGCCGAACCCCTCTCAACTGGTCCGAGACTGGAGATAGCCAGGTCTTTGGACCTGACCATCTTCGCGAAGCTGAAGAACAAGTTCAACTGATCCGTGATCGCCTCAAGGCCGCTCAATCCCGCCAGAAGAGTTATGCTGATTCCAAGCGTCGTGAATTGACCTTCAATGTTGGAGATCATGCCTATCTTCGCGTCACCCCACTCAAGGTAATGCAGAGATTTCACGTCAAAGGGAAGCTTGCCCCCAGATATATTGGGCCCTTCAAGGTCCTCGCTCGTCGAggtgaagtatcctatcaactggaactGCCTGCTGAATTAGCAGATTTCCACGATGTGTTCCATATCTCTCTACTTCGACGATGCCTCCAAGTGCCTGACAAGCCTGAgacattcaagaacatcgattatCGCACCCTCGACCTCAACACCGACTTAACTTACCGTGAGGAACCCCTTCGGATTCTGGAAGAAGCTATTCGTCTCACCCGAAGAAGAAAGATTAAATTCTGTAAAGTTCAGTGGACTAACCACTCCGAggaggaagccacttgggaacgagaaGACCAGCTTCGAAAGGATTTTCCCGCACTCTTCAGTTCTTAG